The following proteins come from a genomic window of Pichia kudriavzevii chromosome 1, complete sequence:
- a CDS encoding uncharacterized protein (PKUD0A00260; similar to Saccharomyces cerevisiae YPL137C (GIP3) and YOR227W (HER1); ancestral locus Anc_8.648) codes for MNNNTGANSSATSQNGSVPTELGSNELRSSFLDPGVSNGDVDWLFRGREIKKLTKRTNTINTEVQSQLLQAQHKALLESKGKESGANSPVANGSLLNESLSSATNLKSLNDQSFEHQASSPSVSIPQKVPDAPLKSSLKPSSVSSSSTLKLDTSSVVGSPVSSSLGSHKSLSLAMENNNVANVGTPAHSASQSPVSTPANRSRSSSLFGKARSPSVANESKPKKSFISTLSSKIKSSTSSSASIASPVATSNKTVPIARREYAKPTVPNTSNTEAQQASIHEQKETNLLDKELGPVSFKRVCFALNELIEDPQQQIPSRRPKRGNVLIPEDMMAPPPKLSIGITNSFNEQTKDQKPNVDPQIYEEAVARHRYFLAESKKHSEEAHIAALRMAKEVAAFKKRKGSFLKGIDSDEDEEDEENITDSRFLSNGDDVLDIDTPLHQHVNYFGNVEEAADSQIEDPNTDISLETLYTRCCHLREILPIPATLKQLKDKTKPLHVLKMLNPRPTLIDILSFSDFLAVAPIITVIFDNVTIDTEMLKIVLVSLKNSKMLEKLSMRNVPIDQEGWKYLCKFLKENKVIEKLDISQQRVKKSSDSNKSVLRSDLNWDLFTETLAERGGLEELVIHGCSLNPSQFTNLVNKALTLKTKRLGLASSQLDIVKMNVLSKWISSPKSTCIGIDFAFNDLSLGQLKCLNSDLKANGSQIQLQFFSLNSTNVQLDECSELIKNLSTLPSLRFLDLSNNPHLFPDILPVLRENLPNYPDLRRLHFDFDDLNEFSIIQLCLIFQKCPKLVHVSLLGNKTVTAKTLLALYSAVKSSNIYNIDMDYEDLDEELVSRIAFYLMRNMENFLNNNKDELDKSSTSSNKTSLKDEDLIFDGSLLTKAAGHLLENQSNIKGEEKIIIYKSLVEKTLKLRTEIHNSMNRLFKARENRELSIEGKENLLRLCLLDDSLENIIDIFSDEVNINKDFSKLDINDNSKSNRPEMIRRLSSQLTKHHSTQDIMDTGPIINDEYYHNDERPTLINDAEQAPHTVVADADSVPVDSTTGKRVFMRSFSQTSIHAKKLEEEEGELHRWGFFVQQQNDIMPDDSQNSDEERERLRLEAEKEKAKQEEELRLRKENEKKTLMIHRIPSGNELRDTIMKAKGIQSISDLIKKVNKDFTTVENIYKHVDAKKHHKEAEQINSFPHQRSPTIEDNTVHDEDAVSDAESIDSYQGQELDHIDADEVYERILDNVIKVRSNKELQ; via the coding sequence ATGAATAATAATACCGGCGCAAATTCAAGCGCAACCTCTCAAAATGGTTCTGTACCAACAGAACTAGGCTCAAATGAACTACGATCCTCATTTCTTGATCCAGGGGTTTCTAATGGTGATGTCGACTGGCTCTTCAGAGGTAGGGAAATCAAGAAACTGACAAAGAGAACAAACACCATCAATACAGAAGTTCAGTCACAACTTTTACAAGCTCAACACAAGGCCCTACTTGAATCTAAGGGGAAGGAATCAGGTGCCAATAGTCCTGTTGCCAATGGCAGTCTTTTGAACGAAAGCTTGTCTTCTGCTACTAATTTAAAGTCTTTAAATGACCAGAGCTTTGAGCATCAGGCTAGCTCGCCCTCAGTTTCAATACCCCAAAAAGTTCCTGATGCACCATTGAAATCATCTTTGAAACCATCTTCTGTTAGTTCGTCAAGTACTTTGAAACTTGACACATCTTCAGTTGTAGGTTCTCCGgtatcttcatcattagGTTCACATAAATCGCTATCTTTAGCAAtggaaaataataatgtgGCCAACGTGGGAACACCGGCTCATAGTGCTTCTCAGTCACCAGTTTCGACACCTGCTAACAGATCTAGAAGCTCTTCTCTATTTGGCAAAGCGAGGTCGCCTTCAGTAGCAAATGAGTCTAAGCCAAAAAAATCCTTCATATCTACATTGTCATCCAAGATAAAGtcctcaacttcttcttctgcttcaatAGCATCACCTGTTGCCACCTCTAATAAAACAGTACCAATAGCTAGACGCGAATACGCAAAACCCACTGTTCCAAACACAAGCAATACAGAAGCTCAACAAGCAAGTATTCATGAGCAGAAAGAAACTAATCTGTTGGACAAAGAACTGGGCCCAGTATCATTTAAACGTGTTTGCTTTGCTTTGaatgaattgattgaagatccacaacaacaaatccCTTCACGTCGGCCAAAGAGAGGTAATGTTCTCATTCCTGAAGATATGATGGCACCACCCCCAAAGCTTTCCATTGGAATCACTAATAGTTTTAATGAACAGACCAAAGATCAGAAACCCAACGTTGACCCTCAGATTTATGAAGAAGCGGTTGCTAGGCACAGATATTTCTTAGCCGAATCTAAGAAGCATTCAGAGGAAGCTCATATTGCCGCATTAAGAATGGCCAAGGAAGTTGCTGCttttaagaaaagaaaaggttCTTTCTTGAAAGGTATTGACAGtgacgaagatgaagaagacgaGGAAAATATCACTGATTCTAGGTTTTTATCAAACGGTGACGATGTTTTAGACATTGATACCCCTCTCCATCAACATGTTAATTATTTTGGTAacgttgaagaagcagcTGATTCTCAGATTGAAGATCCCAATACTGATATTTCTTTAGAAACTTTATATACCCGTTGTTGCCACTTGAGAGAAATTTTACCAATCCCTGCTACTTTAAAACAACTAAAGGACAAGACCAAGCCGCTACATGTTCTAAAAATGCTAAACCCGAGGCCCACCTTAATTGATATTCTATCTTTCTCTGATTTTTTAGCCGTCGCCCCTATAATTACAGTTATTTTTGATAACGTTACGATTGATACGgaaatgttgaagattgTTTTAgtaagtttgaaaaattcgaaaatgttggaaaaaTTATCCATGAGAAACGTACCGATTGATCAGGAAGGTTGGAAATATTTGTgcaaatttttgaaagaaaacaaggtAATCGAAAAATTAGACATTTCCCAACAGCGTGTCAAAAAGTCTTCAGACAGCAATAAATCTGTATTAAGGTCCGACTTAAATTGGGATCTTTTCACAGAAACTTTAGCTGAAAGGGGTGGATTAGAGGAATTAGTCATTCATGGATGTTCATTGAATCCTTCAcaattcaccaatttggTCAACAAAGCATTGACATTGAAGACAAAGAGATTAGGTTTAGCGTCATCTCAGCTTGATATAGTTAAGATGAATGTCTTATCTAAATGGATTTCATCACCTAAATCAACAtgtattggtattgattttgcaTTCAATGATTTATCATTAGGACAATTAAAGTGTTTGAACTCAGATCTGAAGGCAAACGGTTCGCAAATTCAGTTACAATTTTTCTCATTGAATTCTACAAATGTGCAATTAGACGAATGCTCGGAGTTGATCAAAAACTTGAGTACTTTGCCCTCTCTTCGGTTCTTAGATTTGAGTAATAACCCACATTTATTTCCTGATATTTTACCAGTCTTAAGGGAAAATTTACCTAACTACCCCGACTTGAGGAGACTgcattttgattttgatgatttaaaCGAATTTTCCATCATTCAATTGTGtctgatttttcaaaaatgccCAAAATTGGTTCATGTCTCATTACTAGGTAATAAAACAGTCACAGCCAAGACATTACTAGCATTGTACTCTGCTGTTAAAAGTTCCAATATTTATAATATAGATATGGACTATGAGGATTTAGATGAGGAGTTAGTTTCACGGATTGCCTTTTACTTAATGAGAAATATGGAGAACTTCCTAAATAATAATAAGGATGAACTTGACAAATCATCAACGTCTTCCAATAAAACCAGCCTAAAGGATGAAGATCTAATTTTTGATGGCTCGTTGTTGACAAAGGCTGCTGGCCATTTATTGGAGAACCAATCTAATATTAAGGGCGAGGAGAAAATTATTATTTATAAATCATTAGTGgagaaaactttgaaattaaGAACGGAAATTCACAATTCGATGAATAGGCTATTCAAGGCACGTGAAAACCGAGAATTATCCATTGAAGGTAAGGAGAATTTATTGAGGTTGTGCTTGTTAGATGACTCGTTAGAGaatatcattgatatttttagTGATGAGGTtaatataaataaagaCTTTAGCAAGTTGGATATCAATGATAACAGTAAAAGTAATAGACCGGAGATGATTAGAAGGTTGTCATCACAGCTAACAAAGCATCATTCTACCCAGGACATTATGGATACAGGCCCAATCATCAACGATGAGTATTATCATAATGATGAGAGACCAACATTAATAAATGATGCGGAGCAAGCACCACATACCGTTGTCGCTGATGCCGATAGTGTTCCTGTGGATAGTACCACAGGTAAGAGAGTTTTCATGAGAAGCTTTTCACAGACTAGTATCCATGCAAAGAAgctagaagaagaagagggtGAATTACACAGATGGGGgttttttgttcaacaacagaacGATATCATGCCCGATGATTCACAAAATTCCGACGAAGAACGTGAGAGGTTAAGGTTAGAAGCCgagaaggagaaggcaaaacaggaagaagaattaAGACTTCGGAAGGAgaatgaaaagaaaactttaatGATCCATCGGATACCATCAGGTAATGAACTACGTGACACTATTATGAAAGCGAAAGGTATCCAAAGTATCAGCGACTTGATTaaaaaagtaaacaaaGATTTTACAACTGTTGAGAATATCTATAAACACGTTGATGCAAAGAAACATCATAAGGAAGCGGAGCAGATTAACTCGTTTCCTCACCAAAGAAGTCCAACAATTGAGGATAATACGGTGCACGATGAGGATGCAGTTAGTGACGCTGAATCTATTGATTCATACCAGGGACAAGAATTGGATCATATAGATGCGGACGAAGTTTATGAGAGGATTCTTGATAATGTGATTAAGGTTAGATCCAACAAGGAGTTGCAATAA
- a CDS encoding uncharacterized protein (PKUD0A00270; similar to Saccharomyces cerevisiae YHL022C (SPO11); ancestral locus Anc_7.109) translates to MEDFIVSCPMRIITLAPAYPPLDSISKCVQMIEHGIKSGTPIQLHLYSSPNKHKTIVNFPTVSYAGNRSFLIYFKILKLIHCQLLANELISKRQLYYLDVALFEKQGKVDKCVDIIASSLNAALVDLNIIPSQKGLVYGNLDVNGYTITKDNGSVLIPSIRHFKISFETMPDRIVILEKDAILSGLISKDRESQCLGNIILITGRGFPDRLTKSFIYQLTAHFPQIPVHGYFDADIHGFMIFQEYSSKPIEKNSIGPTAAVVAAPNLKLKGAKLLGDTDFLMINERDIILTISQLKIASVSNLTGNLREIQRSLFLNVKRELQLSDVLFG, encoded by the coding sequence ATGGAAGACTTTATAGTCTCGTGCCCGATGCGAATAATAACATTGGCCCCAGCATACCCCCCTCTAGACTCGATTTCTAAATGCGTTCAAATGATTGAGCATGGCATTAAATCAGGCACGCCGATCCAGTTGCACTTGTATTCATCTCCAAATAAACATAAAACCATTGTCAATTTCCCCACTGTATCTTATGCGGGGAACAGGTCCTTTCTAATATACTTTAAGATTCTAAAACTCATACATTGCCAACTATTGGCTAATGAACTAATCTCTAAACGTCAGTTGTACTATTTAGACGTTGCcctatttgaaaaacaggGAAAGGTGGACAAATGTGTGGATATAATAGCCAGTTCATTAAACGCAGCATTGgttgatttgaatatcATTCCATCTCAAAAAGGTCTCGTTTACGGTAATTTGGATGTTAATGGTTATACAATTACAAAGGATAACGGATCCGTCCTAATACCTTCAATAAGACATTTCAAGATTAGCTTCGAAACCATGCCAGATAGAATAGTGATTCTTGAGAAGGACGCCATTCTGTCTGGCTTGATAAGCAAAGATAGAGAATCCCAATGTCTTGGTAATATCATTCTCATCACAGGCCGGGGTTTCCCTGATCGTTTGACTAAATCGTTCATTTATCAATTGACAGCCCACTTCCCTCAGATCCCTGTACACGGATACTTTGATGCTGATATCCATGGATTCATGATCTTCCAGGAATACTCTAGCAAgccaattgaaaaaaatagcattgGTCCAACAGCAGCAGTAGTAGCAGCACCAAATCTCAAACTAAAGGGAGCCAAGCTCTTAGGCGATACAGACTTCCTAATGATTAACGAGCGAGATATCATATTGACCATTTCACAGCTTAAAATTGCCTCTGTCTCTAATTTAACTGGAAACCTAAgagaaatacaaagatCTTTATTCTTGAATGTTAAACGTGAACTTCAATTATCGGATGTTCTATTTGGATAG
- a CDS encoding uncharacterized protein (PKUD0A00280; similar to Saccharomyces cerevisiae YPL131W (RPL5); ancestral locus Anc_8.639) yields the protein MGFKFTRNSAYLSRYQTPFRRRAEGKTDYYARKRLITQAKNKYASPKYRLVVRFTNKDIICQIVSSTLTGDVVLTAAYSHELPNYGIKHGLTNWSAAYATGLLVARRALKKLGLDETYQGVEEVEGEFELTEAVEDAPRPFKVFLDVGLQRTTTGAKVFGALKGASDGGLYVPHSPSRFPGWDIESEELDSELLRKYIFGGHVAEYMEELMDDDEERYSLLFKSYIEDDIDADAIEDIYMEAHEKIREDPTPKKAEDKKAQYAAESKKYRQKKLSRDERKARVEAKILTFKASA from the coding sequence ATGGGTTTTAAATTCACCAGAAATTCTGCTTACTTGTCCAGATACCAAACTCCATTCAGAAGAAGAGCTGAAGGTAAGACCGACTACTATGCTAGAAAGAGATTAATCACTCAAGCAAAGAACAAGTATGCTTCTCCAAAGTACAGATTGGTTGTCAGATTCACCAACAAGGATATCATTTGCCAAATTGTCTCCTCCACTCTCACCGGTGATGTTGTTTTAACTGCTGCTTACTCTCACGAATTACCAAACTATGGTATCAAGCACGGTTTAACCAACTGGTCTGCTGCTTACGCAACCGGTTTGTTAGTTGCAAGAAGagctttgaagaagttgggCTTGGACGAGACCTACCAAGGTGtcgaagaagttgaaggtGAATTCGAATTGACCGAAGCTGTTGAAGACGCTCCAAGACCTTTCAAGGTTTTCCTTGATGTTGGTTTACAAAGAACCACCACTGGTGCTAAGGTCTTTGGTGCTTTGAAGGGTGCTTCTGATGGTGGTTTATACGTTCCTCACTCCCCATCCAGATTCCCAGGTTGGGATATCGAATCCGAAGAACTTGACTCTGAATTGTTGAGAAAGTACATCTTTGGTGGCCATGTTGCTGAATACATGGAAGAATTAATGGATGACGATGAGGAAAGATACTCCTTATTGTTCAAGTCCTACATTGAAGATGACATTGATGCTGATGCAATTGAAGACATCTACATGGAGGCTCACgaaaaaattagagaagACCCAACTCCAAAGAAGGCTGAAGACAAGAAGGCTCAATACGCTGCAGAATCTAAGAAGTACAGACAAAAGAAACTTTCCAGAGACGAAAGAAAGGCAAGAGTCGAAGCAAAGATTCTCACCTTCAAGGCTTCCGCTTAA
- a CDS encoding uncharacterized protein (PKUD0A00290; similar to Saccharomyces cerevisiae YOL034W (SMC5); ancestral locus Anc_7.101) gives MTQITHFDLGSTLPVAKRLKSSYKPNLSKFHPGAIIRCRLKNFMSYSLTEFHFHSNMNLIVGPNGSGKSTFVCAVCIGLGGKLANLGKESMTTDGFIKDNENDGYIELELKGKEESTSVVVRTILHRKSKTEWMIDGVLVNESSMKKLMRSFNIQLDNLCQFLPQDRVSKFADLKPEELLREIEKCYKDGELLDEHLNIIQLQGNVNEQEKRVEEDKKRLEELRVKNKSLKENVEKHRHYMQLEKELKKTELIRPYIEYQDLKKQRDELKGKYDVLKNDYQLFMQKVAPIKESLQHVDDEMSSSDEAIKKLERKIKVYDDKIADIRKSINKINSEIDQNFQSIKNFEQQCEFAKTSYLDSKAQLKEWEKRLSTLENDGQDVDIGPLKTMKQNIQNEIYEIEDLVGELRTKLNTQKRLKTDICDKITLERGKLSSKDRLVSLDRRKFGKTIDAVYKLRQYKDRLNARYYEPAILTLNVSDKHVAPIVEALIQFTHLNAIVVPSGEDYHAISRFLYDEQKIMVSIRTLGKDNQDIVNDRISDDIIKELGFDGWLTDYLRAPREVIQMLCENANIHKIPISIAGLKTEQKQKIEDSIRNGLDLVKYVSYDEIYTMNKSKYGRQQITTTIKSFRLSPQIFGIGLSEEQKGAINERIRELESRLQSINDEMVRLSESMKSDNTKANDKRRELQDVEGQIHRYNVQLKERDKIRRGVERAREQMEVKRVKYKELRKSKLEQTRGEVYDRIDGLVNERLRIMREDYRESMEKKMEADKEYIIMKVKSVEESNRVLSIKRLVDSSNEEMQRLGKLAGDAKEEVNAIRGKCKKAKLEVEEATSRLSLEEKQEVATMVQKWIDEDKLSVVQLNMRLEQLHSEMALSGGGRSSGRGVLYQLQENEEEITEIEERIPHIEALIEKVKQELDEKRTRWESQLEGLISQVQEDFSRNMAFIASAGDVQLERDDNDFKKWGVVIKVSFRDNEGLSAFNGAQHSGGEKSTTTAVFVNSLQGLTQTPFRVVDEINQGMDAINERRAHELIVQRASQIGASQYFLITPKLLTGLYYSSEMGVHCIFAGRWIPEAGNNDSNPGNAVRESDFCQLGISQMYM, from the coding sequence ATGACACAGATTACCCACTTTGACCTAGGGTCTACGTTACCAGTTGCGAAGAGGTTGAAAAGCAGTTACAAGccaaatttatcaaagtttCATCCAGGAGCAATTATAAGATGCAGACTAAAGAATTTTATGTCGTATTCATTAACTGAATTTCATTTCCATTCGAATATGAATTTGATAGTAGGGCCCAACGGTTCTGGAAAATCTACATTTGTTTGCGCTGTTTGCATTGGACTTGGCGGGAAGTTGGCCAACTTAGGTAAGGAATCAATGACTACTGAtggatttatcaaagataatgaaaatgacgGATACATTGAACTCGAATTAAAGGGTAAAGAGGAAAGTACTAGTGTTGTCGTTCGGACAATACTACATAGAAAAAGTAAGACTGAATGGATGATCGATGGTGTACTTGTCAATGAGAGTAgtatgaaaaaattaatgagAAGTTTCAATATTCAATTAGACAACTTATGTCAATTTTTACCACAAGATAGGGTATCAAAATTTGCGGATCTTAAGCCAGAAGAACTATTAAGggagattgaaaaatgttaCAAAGATGGAGAATTACTCGACGAACATCTGAATATTATTCAGTTGCAGGGAAATGTTAATGAACAAGAGAAGAGGGTAGAAGAAGACAAAAAGAGATTGGAAGAATTGCGTGTGAAGAATAAGAGTTTGAAGGAAAACGTGGAGAAGCACAGGCATTATATGCAGTTAGAGAAGgagttgaaaaaaacgGAATTGATCCGTCCATATATTGAATAtcaagatttgaagaaacaaaggGATGAGTTAAAGGGGAAATATGATGTCCTTAAGAACGACTACCAACTATTCATGCAGAAGGTTGCGCCCATCAAAGAGTCTTTGCAAcatgttgatgatgaaatgaGTTCCAGCGACGaagcaatcaaaaaattggaaaggAAAATCAAGGTTTATGATGATAAGATAGCCGATATACGAAAGTCAATTAACAAGATTAATAGTGAAATTGaccaaaattttcaaagtataaagaattttgaacaacaaTGTGAGTTTGCGAAAACCTCTTATTTGGATAGCAAGGCTCAGCTAAAGGAATGGGAGAAGCGACTGTCAACCCTTGAGAACGACGGGCAAGACGTTGATATTGGACCGCTCAAGACCATGAAGcaaaatatacaaaatGAGATTTAtgagattgaagatttaGTTGGTGAGTTGAGAACCAAGCTGAATACGCAAAAGAGGCTAAAGACAGATATCTGTGACAAGATTACTCTGGAAAGGGGGAAGTTGAGTTCTAAAGATCGGCTTGTTTCGTTAGACAGAAGGAAATTTGGTAAAACGATAGACGCTGTCTATAAATTGCGCCAATATAAGGACAGGCTAAATGCACGGTATTATGAGCCTGCCATATTGACTCTGAATGTCAGTGATAAGCATGTGGCTCCGATTGTTGAGGCGTTGATTCAATTTACACACTTGAATGCCATAGTTGTACCCAGTGGGGAAGACTACCATGCAATATCGAGGTTTTTGTATGATGAGCAAAAGATCATGGTTTCCATCCGTACCTTAGGTAAGGATAACCAAGACATTGTGAACGATAGGATCAGTGATGACATCATCAAAGAGTTAGGTTTTGATGGGTGGTTAACCGATTATCTTAGAGCACCAAGAGAAGTTATTCAAATGTTATGTGAGAATGCCAACATTCATAAGATACCAATATCCATTGCAGGGTTGAAGACTGAGCAGAAGCAAAAGATTGAGGACTCCATTCGAAATGGATTGGATCTGGTCAAGTATGTTAGCTATGACGAGATCTATACCATGAACAAGTCCAAGTATGGACGTCAGCAAATCACAACCACCATTAAGTCGTTTCGACTTAGTCCACAAATTTTCGGAATTGGGCTCTCTGAGGAACAAAAGGGTGCTATCAATGAGAGGATCCGAGAATTAGAAAGTCGTTTACAATCAATCAATGACGAAATGGTCCGGCTTTCCGAATCGATGAAGAGTGATAATACCAAGGCAAATGATAAGCGGAGGGAGTTACAGGATGTTGAAGGGCAGATTCATAGATACAATGTGCAGCTGAAGGAACGGGACAAGATACGTCGAGGAGTTGAGAGGGCCCGAGAGCAGATGGAAGTTAAAAGGGTTAAATACAAGGAGCTGAGGAAGAGCAAGTTAGAGCAAACCCGAGGAGAAGTGTACGATAGGATTGACGGATTAGTCAATGAGAGGTTAAGAATTATGAGAGAAGATTACCGGGAGAGtatggagaagaagatggaaGCTGACAAGGAGTATATCATTATGAAGGTGAAGTCTGTTGAGGAGAGCAACCGGGTTTTGAGTATTAAGAGACTAGTGGATTCATCGAACGAGGAGATGCAACGACTAGGGAAGCTAGCTGGAGATGCGAAGGAAGAGGTGAATGCGATACGGGGGAAATGTAAGAAGGCCAAGttagaagttgaagaggcCACCAGTCGACTAAGTTTAGAGGAAAAACAGGAGGTTGCGACGATGGTACAAAAGTGGATCGATGAGGATAAGCTGAGTGTTGTACAATTGAACATGCGGCTAGAACAGCTGCACAGTGAGATGGCGCTTAGCGGAGGAGGAAGGAGTAGTGGACGTGGTGTTCTCTATCAATTACAAGAGAATGAGGAGGAGATTACTGAGATTGAGGAACGGATTCCTCACATTGAGGCCCTTATTGAAAAGGTAAAGCAAGAGTTAGATGAAAAACGAACCAGATGGGAGAGTCAGTTAGAAGGGCTCATTAGTCAAGTACAAGAAGACTTCTCCCGCAACATGGCGTTCATTGCCAGTGCAGGAGATGTGCAACTCGAGAGGGACGACAATGACTTTAAGAAATGGGGGGTTGTAATAAAAGTCAGTTTTAGAGATAACGAAGGTCTCAGTGCCTTCAATGGAGCACAACATTCTGGCGGGGAGAAATCTACAACTACCGCCGTATTTGTCAATTCTCTCCAAGGTCTGACACAGACACCCTTCCGAGTAGTTGACGAGATCAACCAGGGGATGGACGCCATCAACGAACGACGCGCCCATGAGCTGATTGTTCAACGGGCTTCACAAATTGGAGCTTCACAGTATTTCCTCATAACACCCAAATTACTAACAGGACTATACTATTCCTCAGAGATGGGTGTTCATTGTATATTTGCAGGTCGATGGATACCAGAGGCTGGTAATAATGACAGCAATCCGGGAAACGCAGTACGAGAATCTGACTTTTGCCAATTAGGAATATCTCAAATGTATATGTGA